Proteins encoded together in one Gemmatimonadota bacterium DH-78 window:
- a CDS encoding LptF/LptG family permease: MPILTRHLIRASLGPFLFALSALTGLLFLNAVAQRMEDLAGKGLTWDVIVDFLILSLPHTIALTLPMAVLVAVLHAFTEMTAANEITAMKAGGIPPRRILTPLLVAGMLAGAVMLFFNDQVLPEANHRLKNLLLDINRKSPTFSLREQVLNRIQSQQSGEVVYLRAATIDNATSTLGDVWILPASNMLRRRVTYADSAHMALNADRTDLYLTLYDGVVYETDYDRPGAFQAVDFSKQVVPFRGIGNAMERNMSASQRGDREMTISMLGDEVAQARFDQQEHRDRSLARTLETVRIALDRPVEDSDAAEAAVDAARPQPGPPRSIMVRDQVTYQALQASNTQAQQVSSTQQRIHRYQVEIHKKYTLAFACIVFVLLGIPLAIRFPRGGLGMVIAASSVIFAIYWVGLISGEDLADRGVAPPVITMWAPNFIFTVIALWMVKNMGRETATMRGGGWDDLLYSIRSLFTRRKGGTEASA, translated from the coding sequence ATGCCGATCCTCACCCGCCACCTGATCCGGGCGTCGCTCGGCCCCTTCCTGTTCGCCCTGTCGGCGCTCACGGGGCTGCTCTTCCTGAATGCGGTCGCGCAGCGCATGGAGGACCTCGCGGGCAAGGGGCTCACCTGGGACGTGATCGTCGACTTCCTGATCCTGTCGCTTCCGCACACGATCGCACTCACGCTGCCGATGGCGGTACTCGTGGCCGTGCTTCACGCCTTCACGGAGATGACGGCGGCCAACGAGATCACCGCGATGAAGGCTGGAGGGATCCCTCCCCGGCGGATCCTGACGCCACTCCTGGTGGCGGGGATGCTCGCCGGCGCGGTGATGCTCTTTTTCAACGATCAGGTGCTGCCGGAGGCCAATCATCGCCTAAAGAACCTCCTGCTCGACATCAACCGCAAGAGTCCCACCTTCAGCCTCCGCGAGCAGGTTCTCAACCGGATCCAGTCGCAGCAGAGCGGTGAGGTGGTGTATCTGCGGGCCGCCACGATCGACAACGCCACCAGCACGCTGGGCGACGTGTGGATCCTGCCGGCGTCGAACATGCTGCGCCGGCGGGTCACCTACGCCGACAGCGCGCACATGGCGCTCAACGCCGACCGCACCGACCTCTACCTCACCCTCTACGACGGGGTGGTCTACGAGACCGACTACGACCGGCCGGGCGCCTTCCAGGCGGTGGACTTCTCGAAGCAGGTGGTGCCCTTCCGCGGCATCGGCAACGCCATGGAGCGCAACATGTCGGCGTCGCAGCGCGGCGACCGCGAGATGACCATCTCCATGCTCGGCGACGAGGTGGCGCAGGCGCGCTTCGACCAGCAGGAGCATCGCGACCGCAGCCTCGCCCGCACCCTCGAGACGGTGCGCATCGCCCTCGACCGTCCGGTGGAGGACTCCGACGCGGCCGAGGCCGCCGTCGACGCCGCGCGGCCGCAGCCCGGCCCGCCCCGGTCGATCATGGTGCGCGACCAGGTCACCTACCAGGCGCTGCAGGCCTCCAACACGCAGGCGCAGCAGGTGTCGTCCACCCAGCAGCGTATTCACCGGTATCAGGTGGAGATCCACAAGAAGTACACCCTGGCCTTCGCCTGCATCGTCTTCGTGCTCCTCGGCATTCCGCTGGCGATCCGGTTCCCGCGCGGCGGGCTCGGGATGGTCATCGCCGCCTCTTCGGTGATCTTCGCGATCTACTGGGTGGGTCTGATCAGTGGGGAGGACCTGGCCGATCGCGGGGTCGCCCCGCCGGTGATCACGATGTGGGCCCCCAACTTCATCTTCACCGTCATCGCTCTCTGGATGGTCAAGAACATGGGTCGCGAGACCGCCACCATGCGCGGCGGCGGCTGGGACGACCTGCTCTACTCGATCCGGTCGCTCTTCACCCGACGAAAGGGCGGCACGGAGGCCTCGGCATGA